A genomic region of Strigops habroptila isolate Jane chromosome 20, bStrHab1.2.pri, whole genome shotgun sequence contains the following coding sequences:
- the FUT6 gene encoding alpha-(1,3)-fucosyltransferase 6, with protein sequence MDLVEGKKISCKKLPIFLLFGFTFGSGFLVSLHHLRISKPEHYDYDLSAQTAYVANTSAPLVGRRRLTILLWQWPFGQHFDFINCTMFYSTPNCHITVNRSWSQEADAVIMHHRDVYRDTKRLAKLPRLPSQRWIWFNLESPSHTPNLKAMDNLFNLTMSYRRDSDIFAPYGELQLLSQPQPLSIPPKTKLVAWIVSNWRADSQRVKYYKELKKHIDVDIYGRYHLPLPQQELLPTISQYSFYLAFENSQHEDYITEKLWRNALSSGTVPVVLGPPRENYERFLPPDSFIHVDDFASARDLARYLQELSRDAERYQRYFQWRKWLKPVVGANWSLHLCRACHFLQTTEARYRAVPNLSEWFV encoded by the coding sequence ATGGACCTGGTGGAAGGGAAGAAGATCTCCTGCAAGAAActccccatcttcctgctcTTCGGCTTCACCTTCGGCTCCGGTTTCTTAGTTTCTCTTCATCACTTGAGGATTTCCAAGCCTGAACACTACGATTATGATCTCTCTGCACAGACAGCTTATGTTGCGAATACCAGCGCCCCGCTGGTGGGCAGGCGCAGGTTGACCATCCTGCTCTGGCAGTGGCCCTTTGGGCAGCACTTTGACTTCATAAACTGCACGATGTTCTACAGCACCCCCAACTGCCACATCACCGTCAACCGCAGCTGGTCCCAGGAGGCTGATGCTGTGATAATGCACCACAGGGATGTGTACAGGGACACCAAGAGGCTGGCCAAGCTCCCCAGACTCCCGTCCCAGCGCTGGATCTGGTTCAACTTGGAGTCCCCGAGTCACACGCCAAACTTAAAAGCCATGGACAACCTCTTCAACCTGACCATGTCTTACCGGAGAGACTCAGACATCTTCGCCCCTTatggggagctgcagctccttaGCCAACCCCAGCCCCTCAGCATCCCACCCAAGACCAAGCTGGTGGCCTGGATAGTCAGCAACTGGAGAGCTGACTCCCAGCGGGTAAAGTACTACAAGGAGCTGAAGAAGCACATCGATGTGGACATCTACGGAAGGTATCATTTGCCTCTGCCCCAGCAGGAGCTCCTTCCCACTATATCCCAGTACAGCTTCTACCTGGCTTTTGAGAACTCGCAGCATGAAGACTACATCACCGAGAAGCTCTGGAGGAACGCCTTGTCCTCTGGCACCGTCCCTGTTGTGCTAGGGCCTCCTCGAGAAAACTACGAGCGCTTCTTGCCCCCTGACTCCTTCATCCATGTCGATGACTTTGCCAGTGCCAGGGACCTGGCGCGGtacctgcaggagctgagcagggaTGCTGAGAGATACCAGCGCTATTTCCAGTGGCGCAAGTGGTTGAAACCCGTGGTGGGGGCTAACTGGTCTCTGCACCTCTGCAGAGCTTGTCACTTCTTGCAGACAACAGAGGCCAGGTACCGGGCTGTGCCCAACCTGTCTGAGTGGTTCGTGTAG
- the LOC115618210 gene encoding LOW QUALITY PROTEIN: neurturin-like (The sequence of the model RefSeq protein was modified relative to this genomic sequence to represent the inferred CDS: deleted 5 bases in 4 codons; substituted 1 base at 1 genomic stop codon), with translation MKVWKFAAIASMLLSSMLSILVCRDMFNGSRKYSPLPSSPSSSRASSSSSSSSSSSLPAAPRRSPRALQRHGSLLAQYSSLLDELHEGRSGSXSPALVERYSQAMNSGGHELPLFPRAGKAAKRARARHKPCALKELEVSVSELGLGYESDETVLFRYCSGTCEAAVRSYDLSLKSMRSEEEDKKEKVRARPCCRPLAYDDDVSFLDAYNRYYTVNELSAKECGCV, from the exons ATGAAGGTATGGAAGTTTGCAGCCATTGCATCGATGCTCCTCAGTTCCATGTTATCCATTTTAGTTTGTAGAGACATGTTCAACGGAAGCCGGAAATACAGCCCCTTGCCTTCCTCGCCGTCTTCCTCACGggcatcctcctcctcatcctcctcctcctcctcctcgctgccGGCGGCTCCCCGGAGATCCCCACGGGCCCTGCAACGCCACGGCTCGCTGCTCGCCCAGT ACAGCAGCCTGCTGGACGAGCTACACGAGGGGAGATCCGGCAGCTGATCTCCGGCGCTGGTGGAGCGCTACAGCCAGGCCATGAACTCGGGCGGGCATGAGCTGCCGCTGTTCCCGCGGGCCGGCAAG GCCGCAAAGCGCGCCCGCGCTCGCCACAAACCCTGCGcgctgaaggagctggaggtgagCGTCAGCGAGCTGGGGCTGGGCTACGAGTCGGATGAGACGGTGCTTTTCCGCTACTGCAGCGGCACCTGCGAGGCGGCCGTGCGCAGCTACGACCTCTCGCTGAAGAGCATGAGGAGCGAAGAGGAGGATAAGAAGGAGAAGGTCCGA GCGCGACCCTGCTGCCGG CCACTGGCTTACGACGACGACGTCTCCTTCCTGGATGCCTACAACCGCTATTACACC GTCAATGAGCTCTCAGCCAAGGAGTGTGGCTGCGTGTGA